A DNA window from Hydrogenophaga taeniospiralis contains the following coding sequences:
- a CDS encoding endo alpha-1,4 polygalactosaminidase: MFSPIRFVFALAVATTAALVSGCGGGDGEGTSSRWTPAVSDTWQWQLSGTINTAHAAKVYDVDLFDAPTATLNQLKSQGRRVVCYFSAGSSENWRPDFSRFAAGDMGRPLAGWAGERWLDTRSANVRAVMKARLELAAAKGCDGVEPDNVDAHTNPSGFPLDAGTQLDYNRFLAREAHALGLAVGLKNDVDQLAALAPDFDFAVNEQCHEYDECGGYAAFINAGKPVFNAEYHRRWRDNAAERDRLCQASRALGLRTLVLPLELDDRFRFSCD, encoded by the coding sequence ATGTTCTCTCCCATTCGGTTCGTGTTCGCGCTGGCGGTTGCCACCACTGCGGCGCTGGTGAGCGGATGTGGCGGAGGCGATGGTGAAGGAACGTCGTCCCGCTGGACCCCGGCCGTTTCGGACACCTGGCAATGGCAGTTGTCCGGGACCATCAACACCGCCCATGCGGCGAAGGTGTACGACGTCGATCTTTTCGATGCACCGACAGCCACCTTGAACCAGCTCAAGTCCCAGGGCAGACGGGTGGTGTGTTACTTCTCGGCGGGAAGCTCCGAAAACTGGCGGCCCGACTTTTCGCGGTTTGCCGCGGGCGACATGGGCCGCCCACTGGCCGGTTGGGCGGGCGAGCGCTGGCTGGACACCCGCTCGGCCAATGTCCGCGCGGTCATGAAAGCCCGGTTGGAACTGGCCGCCGCCAAAGGCTGTGACGGTGTCGAACCGGACAACGTGGACGCCCACACCAACCCATCCGGCTTCCCGCTGGATGCCGGCACGCAACTCGACTACAACCGTTTCCTGGCCCGCGAGGCCCACGCGCTGGGCCTGGCCGTCGGCCTGAAGAACGACGTCGATCAACTGGCGGCACTGGCGCCGGACTTCGACTTTGCCGTCAACGAGCAGTGCCACGAATACGACGAGTGCGGCGGCTATGCCGCATTCATCAACGCGGGCAAGCCGGTGTTCAACGCCGAGTACCACCGCCGGTGGCGCGACAACGCCGCCGAAAGGGACCGCTTGTGCCAGGCCTCCCGGGCGCTCGGCCTGCGCACGCTGGTGCTGCCGCTGGAACTGGACGACCGGTTCCGCTTCAGCTGCGACTGA
- a CDS encoding S-(hydroxymethyl)glutathione dehydrogenase/class III alcohol dehydrogenase — protein MKTRAAVAWKAGEPLTIETVDLQGPKLGEVLVEIKATGICHTDYYTLSGADPEGIFPAILGHEGAGIVVDVGPGVTSLKKGDHVIPLYTPECRQCKFCLSRKTNLCQLIRSTQGKGLMPDATSRFSLDGQPIFHYMGTSTFSNYTVAAEISLAKIREDAPFDKVCYIGCGVTTGIGAVIFTAKVEAGANVVVFGLGGIGLNVIQGAKMVGADKIIGVDLNPARETMARRFGMTHFINPKDHANVVDAIVQLTDGGADYSFECIGNTQVMRDALECTHKGWGRSIIIGVAEAGAEISTRPFQLVTGRKWEGSAFGGARGRTDVPKIVDWYMDGKINIDDLITHKLKLEDINRGFELMKSGESIRAVVEY, from the coding sequence ATGAAAACGCGCGCCGCCGTGGCCTGGAAGGCCGGCGAACCCCTGACGATCGAGACCGTCGATCTGCAGGGCCCCAAGTTGGGTGAAGTGCTGGTCGAGATCAAGGCCACCGGCATCTGCCACACCGATTACTACACGCTCTCGGGCGCCGACCCCGAAGGCATCTTCCCCGCCATCCTCGGCCACGAAGGCGCGGGCATCGTGGTGGACGTGGGGCCGGGCGTGACCTCGCTCAAGAAGGGCGACCACGTCATCCCGCTCTACACGCCCGAGTGCCGCCAGTGCAAGTTCTGCCTCAGCCGCAAGACCAACCTCTGCCAGCTCATCCGCAGCACGCAGGGCAAGGGCCTGATGCCCGACGCCACCAGCCGCTTCAGCCTGGACGGCCAGCCCATCTTCCACTACATGGGCACCAGCACCTTCAGCAACTACACGGTCGCGGCCGAAATTTCGCTGGCCAAGATCCGAGAAGACGCGCCGTTCGACAAGGTCTGCTACATCGGCTGCGGCGTCACCACCGGCATCGGCGCCGTGATCTTCACGGCCAAGGTGGAAGCGGGCGCCAACGTGGTGGTGTTCGGCCTCGGTGGCATCGGCCTGAACGTGATCCAGGGCGCCAAGATGGTGGGCGCCGACAAGATCATCGGCGTGGACCTGAACCCCGCGCGCGAAACCATGGCCCGCCGGTTCGGCATGACGCACTTCATCAACCCCAAGGACCACGCCAACGTCGTTGACGCCATCGTGCAGCTGACCGACGGCGGCGCCGACTACAGCTTCGAGTGCATCGGCAATACCCAGGTGATGCGCGACGCGCTGGAGTGCACGCACAAGGGCTGGGGCCGCAGCATCATCATCGGCGTGGCCGAAGCGGGCGCCGAGATCAGCACGCGGCCGTTCCAGCTCGTCACCGGTCGCAAGTGGGAGGGCTCGGCCTTCGGCGGCGCGCGCGGCCGCACCGACGTGCCCAAGATCGTGGACTGGTACATGGACGGCAAGATCAACATCGACGACCTGATCACCCACAAGCTCAAGCTCGAAGACATCAACCGGGGCTTCGAGCTGATGAAGAGCGGGGAGTCGATCCGCGCGGTGGTGGAGTACTGA
- the fghA gene encoding S-formylglutathione hydrolase, with the protein METLSQHHCFGGVQGFYRHSSHTIGLPMKFGVFVPPQAAHGPVPVLFFLAGLTCTEETFAIKAGAQRMAAELGLMIVTPDTSPRGTGIDAADAAWDFGHGAGFYLDATQPPWAGRFRMETWVTQELRHLVLAHFPARADRVGILGHSMGGHGALTLALRHPGQYQSVSAFAPIAAPSQCPWGEKAFTGYLGEDRSGWAAHDATELIKAGHKAPPLLVDQGLADQFLAAELHPHLLEAACAEAGQPLTLRRHAGYDHGYYFIASFIDDHLRHHARTLLA; encoded by the coding sequence ATGGAAACGCTGAGTCAGCACCACTGTTTTGGCGGCGTGCAGGGCTTCTACCGGCACAGCTCGCACACCATCGGTCTGCCCATGAAGTTCGGCGTGTTCGTGCCGCCGCAGGCCGCGCACGGCCCGGTGCCGGTGCTGTTTTTCCTGGCCGGGCTGACCTGCACCGAAGAGACCTTTGCCATCAAGGCCGGCGCCCAGCGCATGGCGGCCGAGCTCGGGCTGATGATCGTCACGCCCGACACCAGCCCGCGCGGCACCGGTATCGACGCGGCCGACGCCGCCTGGGACTTCGGCCACGGAGCGGGCTTCTACCTCGACGCCACCCAGCCGCCCTGGGCGGGCCGTTTCCGCATGGAGACCTGGGTCACGCAGGAGCTGCGCCACCTCGTGTTGGCCCACTTCCCGGCCCGCGCCGACCGGGTGGGGATTTTGGGCCATTCCATGGGCGGGCACGGCGCGCTCACCCTGGCGCTGCGCCACCCGGGGCAGTACCAGAGCGTGTCGGCGTTCGCACCCATCGCGGCGCCCAGCCAGTGCCCCTGGGGTGAAAAGGCCTTCACCGGCTACCTCGGCGAGGACCGCAGCGGCTGGGCCGCGCACGACGCCACCGAGCTCATCAAGGCGGGCCACAAGGCGCCGCCCCTGCTGGTGGACCAGGGCCTGGCGGACCAGTTCCTCGCCGCCGAGCTGCACCCCCACCTGCTGGAAGCCGCCTGTGCCGAAGCGGGCCAGCCGCTCACCCTGCGCCGCCACGCGGGCTACGACCACGGCTACTACTTCATCGCCTCGTTCATCGACGACCACCTGCGCCACCACGCGCGCACGCTGCTGGCC